In one Podarcis muralis chromosome 7, rPodMur119.hap1.1, whole genome shotgun sequence genomic region, the following are encoded:
- the C7H19orf47 gene encoding uncharacterized protein C19orf47 homolog isoform X2, protein MVSVMMATSEWIQFFKEAGIPPGPAVNYAVMFVDNRIQKNMLMDLNKEIMNELGITIVGDIIAILKHAKVVYRQEMCKAATESVASSQPTLQSELRRNANSAATRMIANSLSRDSPPSTPVRRPDTSTSKISITVSNKMAAKNAKAALCSPEAENSTLPVKRRRVTAEMEGKYIVHMPKGTTPRTKKILEQQQQAAKGLQRTSVFDRLGAETSVDTTTGSKPTGVFSRLGDMQEAEEDKAVESDDDSSVLQYAGVLKKFFKPSRPKESAKAAGATVKAKATSSEPQPKATATPALQRLGSKNLAEKKEKKAEPPPLQGGMAKRLGKRPLPAEAQDSQVTSSRSKPESEFRVTIKRTLGSAKVLALS, encoded by the exons ATGGTGTCTGTCATGATGG CAACGTCAGAGTGGATTCAGTTCTTCAAAGAAGCTGGGATCCCCCCGGGGCCTGCTGTCAACTACGCCGTCATGTTTGTGGATAATAG GATCCAGAAGAACATGCTGATGGACCTCAACAAGGAGATCATGAACGAGCTGGGCATCACCATCGTCGGAGATATCATTGCCATCCTCAAACATGCCAAAGTCGTGTACAGGCAG GAAATGTGCAAGGCTGCTACAGAATCGGTGGCTTCCAGCCAACCCACCCTGCAGTCTGAACTCCGTCGGAATGCCAACAGCG CTGCCACCCGGATGATCGCAAACAGCTTGAGCCGAGACTCCCCACCTTCCACCCCGGTCCGAAGACCCGACACCAGCACCTCCAAAATCTCCATCACGGTCTCCAATAAAATGGCAGCAAAGAATGCCAAAGCAG CTCTCTGCAGTCCAGAGGCCGAGAACTCCACGCTCCCAGTGAAGCGCCGCCGCGTCACggcagagatggaagggaagtACATTGTCCACATGCCCAAGGGAACCACCCCCAGGACCAAGAAGatcctggagcagcagcagcaggcagccaAAG GCTTACAGAGAACCTCCGTGTTTGACCGGCTGGGCGCAGAGACCAGTGTGGACACAACCACAGGAAGCAAG CCCACGGGAGTCTTCAGCCGCCTGGGGGACATGCAGGAGGCCGAGGAGGACAAAGCAGTGGAGAGCGACGAtgacagctccgtcttgcagtaCGCTGGGGTGCTGAAGAAATTCTTCAAGCCCTCCAGGCCCAAGGAGAGCGCCAAGGCCGCTGGGGCGACGGTCAAAGCCAAAGCCACCAGCTCCGAGCCCCAGCCGAAGGCCACAGCCACCCCTGCCCTCCAGCGGCTCGGGAGCAAGAACCTGGcggaaaagaaggagaagaaggccgAGCCGCCCCCGCTGCAAGGCGGCATGGCCAAGAGACTGGGCAAGCGCCCTCTGCCTGCTGAGGCCCAGGACAGCCAGGTCACCAGCTCCAGGAGCAAGCCGGAGTCCGAGTTCCGAGTCACCATCAAGAGAACTTTGGGCAGCGCGAAG GTCCTTGCTCTCTCCTAG
- the C7H19orf47 gene encoding uncharacterized protein C19orf47 homolog isoform X3, which translates to MVSVMMATSEWIQFFKEAGIPPGPAVNYAVMFVDNRIQKNMLMDLNKEIMNELGITIVGDIIAILKHAKVVYRQEMCKAATESVASSQPTLQSELRRNANSAATRMIANSLSRDSPPSTPVRRPDTSTSKISITVSNKMAAKNAKAGLQRTSVFDRLGAETSVDTTTGSKPTGVFSRLGDMQEAEEDKAVESDDDSSVLQYAGVLKKFFKPSRPKESAKAAGATVKAKATSSEPQPKATATPALQRLGSKNLAEKKEKKAEPPPLQGGMAKRLGKRPLPAEAQDSQVTSSRSKPESEFRVTIKRTLGSAKVSSTTEGPSAQMDNTGTVSVFKRLGRKAV; encoded by the exons ATGGTGTCTGTCATGATGG CAACGTCAGAGTGGATTCAGTTCTTCAAAGAAGCTGGGATCCCCCCGGGGCCTGCTGTCAACTACGCCGTCATGTTTGTGGATAATAG GATCCAGAAGAACATGCTGATGGACCTCAACAAGGAGATCATGAACGAGCTGGGCATCACCATCGTCGGAGATATCATTGCCATCCTCAAACATGCCAAAGTCGTGTACAGGCAG GAAATGTGCAAGGCTGCTACAGAATCGGTGGCTTCCAGCCAACCCACCCTGCAGTCTGAACTCCGTCGGAATGCCAACAGCG CTGCCACCCGGATGATCGCAAACAGCTTGAGCCGAGACTCCCCACCTTCCACCCCGGTCCGAAGACCCGACACCAGCACCTCCAAAATCTCCATCACGGTCTCCAATAAAATGGCAGCAAAGAATGCCAAAGCAG GCTTACAGAGAACCTCCGTGTTTGACCGGCTGGGCGCAGAGACCAGTGTGGACACAACCACAGGAAGCAAG CCCACGGGAGTCTTCAGCCGCCTGGGGGACATGCAGGAGGCCGAGGAGGACAAAGCAGTGGAGAGCGACGAtgacagctccgtcttgcagtaCGCTGGGGTGCTGAAGAAATTCTTCAAGCCCTCCAGGCCCAAGGAGAGCGCCAAGGCCGCTGGGGCGACGGTCAAAGCCAAAGCCACCAGCTCCGAGCCCCAGCCGAAGGCCACAGCCACCCCTGCCCTCCAGCGGCTCGGGAGCAAGAACCTGGcggaaaagaaggagaagaaggccgAGCCGCCCCCGCTGCAAGGCGGCATGGCCAAGAGACTGGGCAAGCGCCCTCTGCCTGCTGAGGCCCAGGACAGCCAGGTCACCAGCTCCAGGAGCAAGCCGGAGTCCGAGTTCCGAGTCACCATCAAGAGAACTTTGGGCAGCGCGAAGGTAAGCAGCACCACGGAGGGCCCCAGCGCCCAGATGGACAACACGGGCACCGTCAGCGTCTTTAAGCGGTTGGGCAGGAAGGCGGTGTGA
- the C7H19orf47 gene encoding uncharacterized protein C19orf47 homolog isoform X1 — MVSVMMATSEWIQFFKEAGIPPGPAVNYAVMFVDNRIQKNMLMDLNKEIMNELGITIVGDIIAILKHAKVVYRQEMCKAATESVASSQPTLQSELRRNANSAATRMIANSLSRDSPPSTPVRRPDTSTSKISITVSNKMAAKNAKAALCSPEAENSTLPVKRRRVTAEMEGKYIVHMPKGTTPRTKKILEQQQQAAKGLQRTSVFDRLGAETSVDTTTGSKPTGVFSRLGDMQEAEEDKAVESDDDSSVLQYAGVLKKFFKPSRPKESAKAAGATVKAKATSSEPQPKATATPALQRLGSKNLAEKKEKKAEPPPLQGGMAKRLGKRPLPAEAQDSQVTSSRSKPESEFRVTIKRTLGSAKVSSTTEGPSAQMDNTGTVSVFKRLGRKAV; from the exons ATGGTGTCTGTCATGATGG CAACGTCAGAGTGGATTCAGTTCTTCAAAGAAGCTGGGATCCCCCCGGGGCCTGCTGTCAACTACGCCGTCATGTTTGTGGATAATAG GATCCAGAAGAACATGCTGATGGACCTCAACAAGGAGATCATGAACGAGCTGGGCATCACCATCGTCGGAGATATCATTGCCATCCTCAAACATGCCAAAGTCGTGTACAGGCAG GAAATGTGCAAGGCTGCTACAGAATCGGTGGCTTCCAGCCAACCCACCCTGCAGTCTGAACTCCGTCGGAATGCCAACAGCG CTGCCACCCGGATGATCGCAAACAGCTTGAGCCGAGACTCCCCACCTTCCACCCCGGTCCGAAGACCCGACACCAGCACCTCCAAAATCTCCATCACGGTCTCCAATAAAATGGCAGCAAAGAATGCCAAAGCAG CTCTCTGCAGTCCAGAGGCCGAGAACTCCACGCTCCCAGTGAAGCGCCGCCGCGTCACggcagagatggaagggaagtACATTGTCCACATGCCCAAGGGAACCACCCCCAGGACCAAGAAGatcctggagcagcagcagcaggcagccaAAG GCTTACAGAGAACCTCCGTGTTTGACCGGCTGGGCGCAGAGACCAGTGTGGACACAACCACAGGAAGCAAG CCCACGGGAGTCTTCAGCCGCCTGGGGGACATGCAGGAGGCCGAGGAGGACAAAGCAGTGGAGAGCGACGAtgacagctccgtcttgcagtaCGCTGGGGTGCTGAAGAAATTCTTCAAGCCCTCCAGGCCCAAGGAGAGCGCCAAGGCCGCTGGGGCGACGGTCAAAGCCAAAGCCACCAGCTCCGAGCCCCAGCCGAAGGCCACAGCCACCCCTGCCCTCCAGCGGCTCGGGAGCAAGAACCTGGcggaaaagaaggagaagaaggccgAGCCGCCCCCGCTGCAAGGCGGCATGGCCAAGAGACTGGGCAAGCGCCCTCTGCCTGCTGAGGCCCAGGACAGCCAGGTCACCAGCTCCAGGAGCAAGCCGGAGTCCGAGTTCCGAGTCACCATCAAGAGAACTTTGGGCAGCGCGAAGGTAAGCAGCACCACGGAGGGCCCCAGCGCCCAGATGGACAACACGGGCACCGTCAGCGTCTTTAAGCGGTTGGGCAGGAAGGCGGTGTGA